A genomic stretch from Oncorhynchus tshawytscha isolate Ot180627B linkage group LG07, Otsh_v2.0, whole genome shotgun sequence includes:
- the LOC112253841 gene encoding zinc finger protein 184-like, whose amino-acid sequence MSETSVLHQRISSVMDILASAAVTEICKLVEDCCGALSIEVSQSKEQIKMLEKQLSMTESRYMSVSGKGQTLVTSGSSRTNSPSGNSPAADDEDFQQFIVSEVEFPPEQQHYKQDWSPSLGQYNWNPIQIKEEEEEFSVIQEAEDSVFTPAWVKSDYDQYPTQSSQTQSEEYEDTMASTEEIKTEPKEDYSSEPTSDSHLKCKLKKTWTEKGQSSNGGKSMDLKSPVQRSRTEEKSFCCSDCGECFTQMGTLDSHMRTHTREKLYHCQDCDKVFTRLDRFKLHRKAHTGEKPHRCGECGKCFSQVGYLNYHIKTHTGEKPHRCHDCGKCFFRVGELTLHKRIHTGEKPHRCLVCGKCFARPSNLSSHIRVHTGEKSYSCHHCGKYFRHKGNLTTHMRIHTREITSLSL is encoded by the exons ATGTCTGAGACGAGTGTTTTGCATCAACGGATAAGCTCCGTCATGGACATTCTAGCCTCCGCTGCCGTGACAGAGATTTGCAAATTAGTAGAGGATTGTTGTGGAGCGTTAAGTATAGAAGTCTCTCAAAGCAAAGAGCAAATCAAAATGCTAGAGAAGCAACTCAGCATGACCGAGTCGAGGTATATGTCGGTGAGTGGCAAAGGACAGACGCTTGTTACCAGTGGTTCATCGAGAACCAACAGTCCTTCCGGCAATTCCCCCGCGGCTGATGATGAAG ATTTCCAGCAATTCATAGTCTCTGAAGTGGAGTTTCCCCCTGAGCAGCAGCATTATAAGCAGGATTGGAGCCCCAGTCTGGGGCAATATAATTGGAACCCCATACAGattaaagaggaagaggaggaattcAGCGTcattcaggaggctgaagactcTGTATTCACTCCTGCCTGGGTGAAAAGTGACTATGATCAGTACCCAACTCAGTCCTCACAAACCCAAAGTGAAGAATACGAAGACACAATGGCCTCTACTGAAGAGATCAAAACAGAACCGAAGGAAGACTATTCCTCAGAGCCAACCAGTGACTCTCATCTCAAGTGCAAATTGAAGAAGACATGGACAGAAAAAGGACAAAGCTCGAATGGTGGAAAATCCATGGATCTGAAATCTCCAGTGCAAAGAAGTCGCACAGAAGAGAAATCATTTTGCTGTAGTGATTGTGGTGAATGTTTCACTCAGATGGGAACACTGGATTCTCATATGAGGACCCACACACGGGAGAAGTTGTATCACTGTCAAGATTGTGACAAAGTATTCACTCGGCTTGACCGCTTCAAATTGCATAGGAAGgcccacacaggagagaaaccgcaTCGCTGTGGTGAATGTGGCAAATGTTTTTCTCAAGTTGGATATCTGAACTATCACATAaagactcacacaggagagaaaccgcaTCGCTGTCATGATTGTGGCAAATGTTTTTTTCGAGTTGGTGAGCTGACACTTCATAAGAGGATTCACACAGGTGAGAAACCACATCGCTGCCTGGTCTGTGGCAAATGTTTTGCTCGTCCTAGTAATTTGAGTAGTCACATTAGggttcacacaggggagaaatcttatagctgtcATCATTGTGGCAAATATTTTCGTCATAAAGGTAATCTGACAACGCATATGAGGATTCACACGAGGGAAATCACATCATTGTCGCTATAG